Part of the Oncorhynchus kisutch isolate 150728-3 linkage group LG2, Okis_V2, whole genome shotgun sequence genome, acacacacacacacacacatgcacacgcacgcacacacgcacacacgcgcacacacgcgcacacgcacacacacacacagtgcatttttCTCTTCTCAGAAGTAAAAAGTAGAGAGATCCGGCTTCATTCGCGTGGCCTTTGCGAATCACAATGTTTCAGTGATTATTTTCCAAGGGGTATTTTCCGGTAGAATGTAATAGCCGACATATTTTTTAACCTCTGTTTAATCAGCAGGGATAAGGAACGATCACTTCCGTCCCTGGGACCTAGCTGCTCTCCCAGCCAGTGTGATGTTTATTTATACAACGTCTCAGACTCCCCAGTTTATTTTATCAGACTGAGAGAAATTCCAGTATCGGCCCCAATTCAGGAGGTACGATGGGCTTATCTGGCCCTATTCTCTAAGCAGATGTGTATAGGAGAGAGGTAGATGAAGTATGAGGGGTACGGGGGTTGAGGGGTGGTATGAGGGGTACGGGGGTTGAGAGGTAGAtgagggggttgagggggttgAGGGGTGGTATGAGGGGTATGGGGGTTGAGGGGTGGTATGAGGGGTATGGGGTTTGAGGGGTGGTATGAGGGGTACGGGGGTTGAGGGGTGGTATAAGGGGTATGGTGGTTGAGGGATGGTATGAGGGGTACGGATTTGAGGTGTGGTATGAGGGGTACGGGGGTTGAGGGGTGGTATGAGGGGTACGGGGGTTGAGGGGTGGTATGCGGGGTACGGGGGTTGAGGGGTGGTATGAGGGGTATGGGGGTTGAGGGGTGGTATGAGGGGTATGGGGGTTGAGGGGTGGTATGAGGGGTACGGGGGTTGAGGGGTGGTATGAGGGGTACGGGGGTTGAGGGGTGGTATGAGGGGTACGGGGGTTGAGGTGTGGTATGAGGGATACGGGGGTTGAGGGGTGGTATGAGGGGGTACGGGGGTTGAGGGGTGGGATGAGGGGTACGGGGGTTGAGGGGTGGTATGAGGGGTACGGGGTTGAGGGGTGGTATGAGGGGTACGGGGGTTGAGGGGTGGTATGAGGGGTATGGGGGTTGAGGGGTGGTATGAGGGTACGGGGGTTGAGGGGTGGTATAAGGGGTATGGTGGTTGAGGGATGGTATGAGGGGTACGGGGGGTTGAGGTGTGGTATGAGGGGTACGGGGGTTGAGGGGTGGTATGAGGGGTACGGGGGTTGAGGGGTGGTATGCGGGGTACGGGGGTTGAGGGGTGGTATGAGGGGTATGTGGGTTGAGGGGTGGTATGAGGGTACGTGGGTTGAGGGGTGGTATGAGGGGTACGGGGTTGAGGGGTGGTATAAGGGGTATGGTGGTTGAGGGATGGTATGAGGGGTACGGGTTTGAGGTGTGGTATGAGGGGTACGGGGGTTGAGGGGTGGTATGAGGGGTACGGGGGTTGAGGGGTGGTATGCGGGGTACGGGGGTTGAGGGGTGGTATGAGGGGTATGGGGGTTGAGGGGTGGTATGAGGGGTGGGGGTGAGGGGTGTATGAGGGGTACGGGGTTGAGGGGTGGTATGAGGGGTACGGGGGTTGAGGGGTGGTATGAGGGGTACGGGGgttgagggtggtatgaggggtaCGGGGGTGAGGTGTGGTATGAGGGATACGGGGGTTGAGGGGTGGTATGAGGGGTACGGTGGTTGAGGGGTGGGATGAGGGGTACGGGGGGTTGAGGGGTGGTATGAGGGGTACGGGGGTTGAGGGGTGGTATGCGGGGTACGGGGGTTGAGGGGTGGTATGAGGGGTATGGGGGTTGAGGGGTGGTATGAGGGGTATGGGGTTGAGGGGTGGTATGAGGGGTACGGGGGTTGAGGGGTGGTATGCGGGGTACGGGGGTTGAGGGGTGGTATGAGGGGTATGGGGGTTGAGGGGTGGTATGAGGGGTATGGGGGTTGAGGGGTGGTATGAGGGGTACGGGGGTTGAGGGGTGGTATGAGGGGTACGGGGGTTGAGGGGTGGTATGAGGGGTACGGGGGTTGAGGTGTGGTATGAGGGATACGGGGGTTGAGGGGTGGTATGAGGGGTACGGGGGTTGAGGGGTGGGATGAGGGGTACGGGGGTTGAGGTGTGGTATGAGGGATACGGGGGTTGAGGGGTGGTATGAGGGGTACGGGGGTTGAGGGGTGGTATGCGGGGTACGGAGGTTGAGGGGTGGTATGAGGGGTACGGCGGTTGAGGGGTGGTATGAGGGGTACGGGGGTTGAGGGGTGGTATGAGGGGTACGGAGTTTGAGGGGTGGTATGAGGGGTACGGGGGTTGAGGGGTGGTATAAGGGGTATGGGGGTTGAGGGATGGTATGAGGGGTACGGGGGTTGAGGTGTTGTATGAGGGGTACGGGGGTTGAGGGGTGGTATGAGGGGTACGGGGGTTGAGGGGTGGTATGAGGGGTACGGGAGTTGAGGGTGGTATGCGGGGTACGGATGTTGAGGGGAGGTATGAGGGGTACGGGGGTTGAGGGGTGGTATGAGGGGTACGGGGGTTGAGGGGTGGTATGAGGGGTACGGGGgttgagggtggtatgaggggtaCGGGGGTTGAGGGGTGGTATGAGGGGGTACGGGGgttgagggtggtatgaggggtaCGGGGGTATGAGGTGTAAAGTGTTTGTGGGGACAGGAGGGGTACGGGGAAGATGGGTAAACTTATCATGTTGTCAATCATGGAAATGTTTCAGATACTGATGTAAGTCGCTCTCTGGAtgagtgtctgttaaatgactcaaatgtaaaaaggAAATCGTAGTAGTGAGCACGAACAGGACTGACTGAAGTGGGCCCGGTAGTGAGCACTAACAGGACTGACTGAAGTGGGCCCGGTAGTGAGCACTAACAGGACTGACTGAAGTGGGCCCGGTAGTGAGCACTAACAGGACTGACTGAAGTGGGCCCGGTAGTGAGAACTAACAGGACTGACTGAAGTGGGCCCTGTAGTGAGCACTAACAGGACTGAATGAAGTGGGCCCGGTAGTGAGAACTAACAGGACTGACTGAAGTGGGCCCGGTAGTGAGCACTAACAGGACTGACTGAAGTGGGCCCGGTAGTGAGCACTAACAGGACTGACTGAAGTGAGCCCGGTAGTGAGCACTAACAGGACTGACTGAAGTGGGCCCGGTAGTGAGCACTAACAGGACTGACTGAAGTGGGCCCGGTAGTGAGAACTAACAGGACTGACTGAAGTGGGCCCTGTAGTGAGCACTAACAGGACTGAATGAAGTGGGCCCGGTAGTGAGAACTAACAGGACTGACTGAAGTGGGCCCGGTAGTGAGCACTAACAGGACTGACTGAAGTGGGCCCGGTAGTGAGCACTAACAGGACTGACTGAAGTGGGCCCGTTAGTGAGAACTAACAGGACTGACTGAAGTGGGCCCGGTAGTGAGCACTAACAGGAATGACTGAAGTGGGCCCGGTAGTGAGAACTAACAGGACTGACTGAAGTGGGCCCGGTAGTGACCACTAACAGGACTGACTGAAGTGGGCCCGGTAGTGAGAACTAACAGGACTGACTGAAGTGGGCCCGGTAGTGAGAACTAACAGGACTGACTGAAGTGGGCCCGGTAGTGACCACTAACAGGACTGACTGAAGTGGGCCCGGTAGTGAGAACTAACAGGACTGACTGAAGTGGGCCCGGTAGTGAGAACTAACAGCACTGACTAATGAACAGATGTGATATAAATTAACAGTGGTAACCAGGAACCCTTAACACGAGAACTAACAAGACAGTCATTTGGACCATTTGAACTTTTatcataaaaaaaataaaaaaaacacctgTTCCTGTAATTTACTGTTTTAATTATGGGTGGAATGCTGCTAACAATTGTGATTACCTTTGTGCAAAAGAAGGAAGTGAAGTTTCCTCCCTCGCAAATGGAAACTCTCAGCCAATCCCCTTCCCTTCATTTATTTCCATCCTTGTTCATCACTGCCAAAACGTAAAATGTTCATGAATTTTTTACGATATTGTCAATTTTGACTTTCTGTCTGTGGAATCAAGTGGAAACCATTTATCATCCTCACACACAGGCTTGAACATCACCGCACAAGTTTAAGCACTACCTTCTCTTTTATCTTGAATTCTTCTCAATAATCAATAACTGAAACCCCAAACTACTGCTGCTTGAAATAACACACTGTGAGCTTTGACAGAGTCTGTCCGTTTCATCCATGAGAGTTGACATG contains:
- the LOC109879828 gene encoding proline-rich extensin-like protein EPR1, which codes for MISLPIFPVPLLSPQTLYTSYPRTPHTTLNPRTPSYHPSTPVPLIPPSTPVPLIPPLNPRTPHTTPQPPYPSYLPSTSVPRIPPSTPVPLIPPLNPRTPHTTPQPPYPSYNTSTPVPLIPSLNPHTPYTTPQPPYPSYHPSNSVPLIPPLNPRTPHTTPQPPYPSYHPSTSVPRIPPLNPRTPHTTPQPPYPSYHTSTPVPLIPPLNPRTPHTTPQPPYPSYHTSTPVPLIPPLNPRTPHTTPQPPYPSYHPSTPIPLIPPLNPHTPHTTPQPPYPAYHPSTPVPLIPPLNPIPLIPPLNPHTPHTTPQPPYPAYHPSTPVPLIPPLNPPYPSSHPSTTVPLIPPLNPRIPHTTPHPRTPHTTLNPRTPHTTPQPPYPSYHPSTPYPSYTPHPHPSYHPSTPIPLIPPLNPRTPHTTPQPPYPSYHPSTPVPLIPHLKPVPLIPSLNHHTPYTTPQPRTPHTTPQPTYPHTTPQPTYPSYHPSTPVPRIPPLNPRTPHTTPQPPYPSYHTSTPRTPHTIPQPPYPLYHPSTPVPSYHPSTPIPLIPPLNPRTPHTTPQPRTPHTTPQPPYPSSHPSTPVPPHTTPQPPYPSYHTSTPVPLIPPLNPRTPHTTPQPPYPSYHPSTPIPLIPPLNPHTPHTTPQPPYPAYHPSTPVPLIPPLNPRTPHTTPQIRTPHTIPQPPYPLYHPSTPVPLIPPLKPHTPHTTPQPPYPSYHPSTPSTPSSTSQPPYPSYHPSTPVPLILHLPLSYTHLLRE